A single genomic interval of Pochonia chlamydosporia 170 chromosome 7, whole genome shotgun sequence harbors:
- a CDS encoding AIG2-like family domain-containing protein yields the protein MDPQVLMVIAMLDDLPDLSNAWVQGYDMKLWNGIYPTLLPRPDAKDRIVGKVWRATSIAQCLRLQRYETSAYESADCDIHLESGEVVKGLTFTWARDVASEELSDGRFDLKHWQENHKKPLF from the coding sequence ATGGACCCTCAAGTCCTCATGGTAATTGCCATGCTCGACGACTTGCCAGACCTGTCGAACGCGTGGGTCCAAGGATATGACATGAAGCTATGGAATGGAATATACCCGACCCTTCTCCCAAGGCCTGACGCTAAGGATCGAATTGTTGGCAAGGTTTGGCGAGCAACCAGCATAGCTCAgtgtttgagattgcaaCGGTACGAGACTTCGGCGTACGAGAGTGCAGATTGCGACATCCATCTCGAAAGCGGAGAGGTAGTCAAAGGTCTGACATTTACATGGGCGAGGGATGTAGCAAGTGAGGAGTTGAGTGATGGGAGGTTTGACTTGAAGCATTGGCAGGAAAATCACAAGAAACCGCTGTTCTAG